One segment of Polypterus senegalus isolate Bchr_013 chromosome 8, ASM1683550v1, whole genome shotgun sequence DNA contains the following:
- the LOC120533424 gene encoding gastrula zinc finger protein XlCGF52.1-like: protein MDVKGETCEADMNIIKIEITNIKEDHCEWEPAHPKQGNLHIKEEDCKLESLDIKEEVEEKFVSIETHKHKSVKSVQENDLHYRCQDGAAMGLVSPQSTHCSSSGLSIHVKSESLQSDTRRTEEIFSVRTLEDQPPSTNKSQERDKPHCCPECGKQFSDRSNLRKHLRIHTGEKPYSCSECGRQFTRINSLRRHRKIHTGEKPYCCNECGKEFVDKSTLQKHTAIHTSEKPYCCLECGKRFSRTNGLKCHLRTHTGEKPFCCSVCDKQFFDRRYLQSHIKVHTGEKPYCCSECGKQFATISNLYKHRKIHTGEKPHFCSECGRGFSRRSTLLSHKEIHTGKKQFSCSQCGKQFLRIASLHRHMKIHTGVKPFSCSECGRQFSQRSSLVSHEKIHTGESLHCCSHCGKQFLHMCSLKRHTRVHL from the exons atggatgtgaaaggggAGACGTGTGAGGCTGACATGAACATCATAAAGATAGAGATCACAAATATTAAGGAGGACCACTGTGAATGGGAGCCTGCCCACCCTAAACAAGGTAATCTCCACATTAAGGAAGAGGACTGTAAACTGGAGTCActggacattaaagaagaggtTGAAGAGAAGTTTGTCAGCATtgagacacacaaacataaaAGTGTGAAGAGTGTCCAGGAAAACGACCTCCATTACAGGTGTCAAGATGGAGCAGCGATGGGGTTGGTATCTCCTCAGTCCACACACTGCTCATCTTCAGGGCTTTCTATCCATGTGAAGTCCGAATCATTACAGTCTGACACAAGGAGGACCGAGGAGATATTCTCTGTTAGAACTCTGGAAGATCAGCCACCATCTACAAATAAGTCTCAAGAGA GAGACAAACCTCActgctgtcctgaatgtggcaaacaattttctgACAGGAGTAATCTGCGGAAACAtttaagaattcacacaggagagaagccatattcttGTTCAGAATGTGGGAGACAATTCACACGGATCAACAGTCTTCGTagacacagaaaaatccacacgggagagaagccgtattgttgtaatgaatgtggcaaagAATTTGTTGACAAGAGTACACTTCAGAAACACACTGCAATCCACACTtcagagaagccatattgctgtttggaatgtggcaaacgattctcacgaACCAACGGTCTTAAGTGCCACTTAAgaactcacactggagagaaaccattttGCTGCTCAGTATGTGACAAACAATTCTTTGACAGGAGGTATCTTCAGAGCCACATCAaagttcacacaggagagaagccgtattgctgttctgaatgtgggaaacagtTTGCAACGATCAGCAATCTATACAAACATAGAAAAATTCACACGGGTGAGAAACCACAtttctgttctgaatgtgggagaGGGTTTTCACGAAGAAGTACTCTATTGAGCCACAAAGAAATTCATACCGGAAAGAAGCAATTTTCATGTTCTCAATGTGGAAAACAGTTCCTGCGAATTGCCAGTCTACATAGACATATGAAAATTCATACAGGAGTGAAACCATTttcttgttctgaatgtgggagaCAGTTTTCACAAAGAAGCAGTCTAGTCAGCCACGAAAAAATTCACACAGGGGAGAGTCTGCATTGCTGTTCTCattgtggcaaacagtttttgcATATGTGTAGTCTTAAGAGACACACCAGAGTTCACCTTTAG